In one Brassica oleracea var. oleracea cultivar TO1000 chromosome C9, BOL, whole genome shotgun sequence genomic region, the following are encoded:
- the LOC106312990 gene encoding peroxisomal membrane protein PMP22: MGSPAKKTTLQRYLSQLQQHPLRTKAITAGVLSGVSDVVSQKLSGIQKIQLRRVLLKMIFAGGFLGPVGHFFHTTLDKIFQGKKDTKTVAKKVIVEQLTLSPLNHLLFMIYYGVVIERTPWNLVRDRIKKTYPTVQLTAWTFFPIVGWVNYKYVPLHFRVILHSLVAFFWGIFLTLRARSMTLALAKAK, translated from the exons ATGGGATCTCCAGCGAAGAAGACGACTCTGCAACGATACTTGTCACAACTTCAGCAACATCCTCTTAGAACAAAG GCGATTACTGCTGGAGTTTTGTCCGGTGTGAGTGATGTTGTTTCACAGAAACTCTCTGGGATACAGAAGATTCAGCTGAGAAGGGTTCTTCTCAAAATG ATATTTGCAGGGGGGTTTCTCGGACCAGTAGGGCATTTCTTTCATACAACTCTAGATAAGATTTTTCAAGGGAAGAAAGACACAAAGACCGTCGCAAAGAAG GTAATCGTGGAACAACTGACATTGTCACCATTGAACCATTTGCTTTTCATGATCTATTATGGAGTAGTCATTGAAA GAACTCCTTGGAATCTTGTTAGAGACAGGATCAAGAAGACTTACCCAACAGTCCAGCTTACAGCATGGACC TTTTTCCCCATTGTGGGATGGGTAAACTACAAGTATGTGCCACTGCACTTCCGGGTCATATTGCACAGCCTCGTCGCATTCTTCTG GGGAATCTTCCTGACCCTGCGAGCAAGGTCGATGACACTAGCTTTGGCAAAGGCTAAGTGA
- the LOC106312989 gene encoding aspartic proteinase A3: protein MGTRFQSLLAFLLSCLILISAASSSEQKGDGTLRIGLKKRKLDRANRLASQLFLKNRGSWSPKDYFCLNDANSDIVPLKNYLDAQYYGEITIGTPPQKFTAIFDTGSSNLWVPSSNCYFSIACYFHSKYKARDSSTYKRNGKPASIRYGTGAISGYFSNDDVKVGGLVIKDQEFIEATSEPGITFLLAKFDGILGLGFKEIAVGNSTPVWYNMVEKGLVKEPIFSFWLNRNPEDPEGGQIVFGGVDPKHFKGEHTYVPVTRKGYWQFDMGDLNIADKPTGYCAKGCSAIADSGTSLLTGPSTVITMINHAIGAVGIASQECKTVIGQYGQTMLDSLVSQVDPRKVCSHIGLCGFDGTHSVSMGIKSVVEDGVSGLLNEAMCSACEMASVWMQSELSQNQTQERILAYAAELCDHIPNPNQQSAVDCERVSSMPIVTFTIGGKPFDLSPQDYIFKIGDGVQAQCTSGFTAMDIPPPRGPLWILGDIFMGPYHTVFDYGKTRVGFAKAT from the exons ATGGGAACTCGGTTCCAGTCCTTGCTAGCGTTCTTGCTTTCATGTTTAATCCTTATATCCGCGGCTTCATCATCTGAGCAAAAAGGCGATGGAACGCTTAGAATTGGATTGAAAAAGAGGAAACTAGACAGGGCCAACAGGCTAGCTTCTCAGCTATTCTTGAAAAACCGAGGATCTTGGTCTCCCAAAGATTATTTTTGCCTGAACGATGCGAATTCAGACATTGTTCCACTGAAAAACTATTTGGATGCTCAATACTATGGTGAGATTACCATTGGTACTCCACCTCAAAAGTTTACAGCGATCTTTGATACTGGAAGCTCCAATCTCTGGGTACCATCTAGTAATTGCTACTTCTCG ATTGCTTGTTATTTTCATTCAAAGTACAAGGCTAGGGACTCATCCACTTACAAAAGGAACG GAAAGCCTGCGTCAATCCGCTATGGGACAGGTGCTATTTCTGGTTACTTTAGCAATGATGATGTTAAAGTTGGTGGTCTTGTTATCAAGGATCAG GAGTTCATAGAGGCTACTAGTGAGCCTGGTATTACATTCTTGCTAGCCAAGTTTGATGGTATCCTTGGGTTGGGTTTCAAAGAGATCGCTGTAGGAAACTCAACTCCAGTTTG GTATAACATGGTAGAGAAAGGTCTGGTTAAGGAACCTATTTTTTCCTTTTGGCTTAACCGTAACCCGGAAGATCCAGAAGGTGGTCAGATTGTTTTCGGTGGAGTTGACCCTAAGCACTTCAAAGGAGAGCACACTTATGTTCCAGTGACACGTAAAGGTTACTGGCAATTCGACATGGGTGATCTCAACATTGCTGACAAACCAACCG GATATTGTGCTAAAGGTTGTTCTGCCATTGCTGATTCCGGAACTTCTCTTCTCACCGGTCCATCG ACTGTCATCACAATGATCAATCATGCCATTGGAGCAGTAGGAATCGCAAGCCAAGAGTGCAAAACTGTAATAGGTCAATATGGACAAACCATGTTGGACTCCCTTGTCTCTCAGGTGGATCCGAGGAAGGTATGCTCACATATAGGACTCTGCGGTTTTGATGGTACACACAGTGTGAG TATGGGGATTAAGTCGGTTGTAGAAGATGGAGTATCGGGTCTTCTAAACGAAGCCATGTGCAGCGCTTGTGAAATGGCATCTGTGTGGATGCAGAGTGAATTGTCTCAGAATCAAACACAAGAACGCATACTCGCTTATGCTGCTGAG CTTTGTGACCATATACCAAACCCAAACCAACAATCAGCAGTAGACTGTGAGAGGGTTTCTTCAATGCCAATAGTAACATTCACAATTGGTGGGAAACCCTTTGATCTCTCACCGCAAGAT TATATATTCAAGATTGGTGATGGAGTTCAGGCTCAGTGCACCAGTGGTTTCACAGCCATGGATATACCTCCACCTCGTGGACCTCTTTG GATCTTGGGTGACATCTTCATGGGACCATACCATACTGTGTTTGATTATGGGAAAACAAGAGTTGGATTCGCCAAAGCTACTTAA
- the LOC106316617 gene encoding probable WRKY transcription factor 42: MFRFPVSLGGQGDNLKQTQPSDEQHHRPIMDEVDFFRSEKRDDQNVITEETHRLHVKRENSRVDDDDDRSMGINTGLNLLTANTGSDESLVDDGLSVDMEEKRTKIENTQLREELKKSNEENQRLKEMLSQTTNNFNSLQMQLVAVMRQEEDHHHLATIESKDKDTNRHEAPEMVPRQFIDLGLPSAEVSSDERITSRSPQSLLEDSSSRQRAKRVLEIEESPENESNGWGNPSKVSKHNASSSNGNGNAIDQSAAEATMRKARVSVRARSEAPMLSDGCQWRKYGQKMAKGNPCPRAYYRCTMAVGCPVRKQVQRCADDRSILITTYEGNHNHPLPPAAMYMASTTTAAASMLLSGSTMSNQDGLMNPTNLFARTMLTCSSSMATISASAPFPTITLDLTESASDVNGPTNNNPLMQFAQRSGFAELNQSGLPQMMGQALYYNQQQSKFSGLHIPSQSLNAGESVNAAMPANPNFAAALAAAITSIINGSSNHQNGSSNSSNNNVTTSSGDRQ, translated from the exons ATGTTTCGTTTTCCAGTGAGTCTTGGAGGTCAAGGTGACAATTTGAAGCAGACACAACCATCGGATGAGCAGCACCATCGGCCAATAATGGATGAGGTTGACTTTTTCAGGTCGGAGAAGAGAGATGATCAGAATGTCATCACCGAGGAAACTCATAGGCTTCATGTCAAAAGGGAAAATTCACGTGTTGACGATGATGATGATCGTTCCATGGGTATCAAT ACTGGACTTAATCTTCTCACTGCGAATACGGGAAGCGACGAGTCATTGGTGGATGATGGATTGTCTGTTGATATGGAGGAGAAACGTACAAAGATTGAG AATACACAACTTCGAGAAGAGCTAAAGAAGTCGAATGAAGAGAATCAAAGACTAAAGGAAATGCTAAGTCAAACAACCAACAACTTCAACTCCTTGCAGATGCAACTTGTTGCTGTCATGAGGCAAGAAGAAGATCATCATCACCTG GCTACGATCGAGAGCAAAGACAAGGACACTAACCGACATGAAGCTCCTGAGATGGTTCCAAGACAGTTCATTGATTTGGGACTACCATCTGCTGAAGTATCATCCGATGAGAGGATAACGTCAAGATCTCCCCAATCCCTTCTAGAGGACTCTAGCTCACGTCAGCGCGCAAAAAGAGTACTTGAGATAGAAGAAAGCCCAGAGAACGAATCGAACGGCTGGGGAAACCCTAGCAAAGTTTCGAAACACAATGCCTCTTCCAGCAATGGCAATGGAAATGCTATCGATCAATCGGCCGCTGAAGCCACCATGCGTAAAGCCCGTGTTTCGGTCCGTGCAAGGTCCGAAGCTCCCATG TTAAGCGATGGATGTCAATGGAGAAAATACGGACAGAAAATGGCAAAAGGGAACCCGTGCCCTCGAGCTTATTACCGCTGCACGATGGCCGTTGGATGTCCCGTTCGTAAGCAA GTGCAACGTTGCGCAGACGACAGATCTATTCTCATAACAACCTACGAAGGAAACCATAACCATCCATTACCTCCGGCAGCTATGTACATGGCTTCAACCACAACCGCAGCCGCAAGCATGCTCCTCTCAGGCTCCACAATGTCGAACCAAGACGGCTTAATGAACCCAACAAACCTCTTCGCTCGAACCATGTTGACTTGTTCCTCAAGCATGGCCACGATCTCAGCCTCGGCCCCATTCCCAACCATTACACTAGACCTCACAGAATCAGCGTCGGACGTTAACGGTCCGACGAATAACAACCCACTGATGCAATTCGCTCAACGGTCTGGTTTCGCGGAGTTGAACCAATCGGGCTTGCCTCAGATGATGGGCCAGGCTTTGTATTATAACCAACAACAGTCCAAGTTCTCCGGTTTGCATATACCATCTCAGTCGCTGAACGCTGGCGAGAGCGTCAATGCTGCTATGCCCGCCAATCCGAACTTTGCAGCGGCTCTGGCCGCAGCCATCACGTCTATTATCAACGGTTCGAGTAATCACCAGAATGGGAGCAGTAACAGTAGTAATAATAATGTTACGACGAGCAGCGGTGACAGGCAATAA